A single window of Chitinophaga sp. XS-30 DNA harbors:
- the recQ gene encoding DNA helicase RecQ — protein sequence MLTLLKHHFGYTQFRHNQQAIIENVLQGKDTMVLMPTGGGKSICYQLPALAFDGVTVVVSPLIALMKDQVDALRQNGIPAAFLNSSLSMSGQQDVLLALRNGELKLLYIAPERLIGEGNFMPFLAELNVSLFAIDEAHCISHWGHDFRQEYLALGQLKDRFPGTPVIALTATADGVTKHDIIEKLRLKDYTVYENSFNRPNIYYGIRPKKDHYDQLLSYLETHKEDSGIIYCLSRAGTESLAADLQAEGFSAEAYHAGLERQVREERQEKFLRDEVRIMVATIAFGMGINKSNVRFVVHVDLPKNIEGYYQETGRAGRDGLASEAILFYGPGDVFKLKRFANVEGNEAQSTIMLKKLDQMAGLCEAPQCRRQYLLQYFGESAPDHCGNCDVCQGQYALSDGTVAAQKLLSAVYRLEERFGLNYVTDLLRGSSTVRESHQQLKTFGIGKDISKEQWKQYARELIRLGYLRQSSGEYPLLQLTDTSWNVLKGEEKVMFAAPAETTPATKAAPDRQSAEIAHPELFQELKALRRRLADRENVPPYIVFSDATLAELVAYLPLTTGDLAKISGFGDVKLAKYGEAFLDAVQSYCIRQRISTQMHLKTRQKPRRSQKSDTGSSPRQSLQLFLDGHAVEEIAARRNLAISTVESHLGEFVRKGELDVRDLVPDSNKVSAILRAVEEGGTYTAGAVKEKLGDHYTYGEIRAVLNHYFWLQEQS from the coding sequence TTTCCCCGCTTATTGCGTTGATGAAGGACCAGGTGGACGCGCTCCGGCAGAACGGTATCCCGGCTGCTTTTCTCAATTCCTCCCTCTCCATGTCCGGCCAGCAGGATGTTTTGCTGGCTTTGCGCAACGGGGAGCTGAAGCTGCTCTACATTGCACCGGAGAGGCTGATCGGGGAAGGCAATTTTATGCCTTTTCTCGCTGAACTGAACGTTTCCCTTTTTGCTATCGACGAAGCCCACTGCATCAGTCACTGGGGGCATGACTTCCGGCAGGAGTACCTGGCCCTCGGGCAGCTGAAGGACCGGTTCCCGGGCACCCCGGTCATTGCCCTCACCGCTACGGCGGACGGTGTGACCAAACACGATATCATTGAAAAATTGCGGCTGAAGGATTATACGGTCTACGAAAATTCTTTCAACCGTCCCAATATCTATTACGGCATCCGCCCGAAAAAGGATCATTACGATCAGCTGTTAAGCTATCTCGAAACACATAAGGAAGACAGCGGTATTATTTATTGCCTCTCCCGTGCCGGTACGGAATCGCTTGCGGCGGACCTTCAGGCCGAGGGGTTTTCAGCGGAGGCCTATCATGCCGGCCTGGAACGACAGGTCAGGGAAGAGCGGCAGGAAAAATTCCTGCGGGATGAAGTGCGCATCATGGTGGCTACCATTGCCTTCGGCATGGGCATCAACAAAAGCAATGTCCGCTTTGTGGTGCATGTGGACCTTCCCAAGAACATCGAAGGGTATTACCAGGAGACGGGCCGTGCCGGCCGGGATGGCCTGGCCAGTGAAGCGATCCTGTTTTATGGTCCCGGTGATGTGTTCAAGCTGAAACGTTTTGCCAATGTGGAAGGAAATGAAGCGCAGAGCACCATCATGCTGAAGAAACTGGATCAGATGGCTGGTCTTTGTGAAGCGCCGCAATGCCGCCGCCAGTACCTGTTGCAGTATTTCGGCGAATCCGCACCGGACCATTGCGGCAACTGCGATGTCTGCCAGGGGCAGTATGCGCTTAGTGACGGCACGGTTGCCGCGCAGAAGCTGCTGAGCGCTGTGTACCGGTTGGAAGAGCGCTTCGGGCTGAATTATGTGACCGACCTGTTGCGGGGCAGCAGCACCGTCAGGGAATCGCATCAGCAACTCAAAACATTCGGCATAGGAAAAGATATCAGTAAGGAGCAATGGAAACAATATGCCCGTGAACTGATCCGGCTGGGCTATCTCCGCCAGTCATCCGGGGAATATCCGCTGCTGCAGCTGACGGATACCAGCTGGAACGTATTGAAGGGAGAGGAGAAGGTGATGTTTGCCGCACCGGCCGAAACAACACCCGCCACAAAGGCGGCGCCTGACCGGCAGTCCGCAGAGATCGCCCACCCCGAGCTTTTCCAGGAGCTGAAAGCCCTGCGGCGCCGGTTGGCCGACCGGGAGAACGTGCCGCCTTATATTGTGTTCTCCGATGCTACCCTGGCGGAGCTGGTGGCTTACCTGCCGCTGACCACCGGCGATCTCGCGAAGATCTCGGGTTTCGGCGATGTAAAGCTGGCCAAATACGGGGAGGCTTTCCTGGATGCCGTACAATCGTACTGCATCCGCCAGCGGATCAGCACGCAAATGCATCTCAAAACGCGGCAGAAACCCCGCCGTTCCCAGAAAAGCGACACCGGCAGCAGTCCGCGCCAGAGCCTCCAGCTATTCCTGGACGGGCATGCCGTGGAGGAGATCGCCGCTAGGCGAAACCTCGCCATAAGCACCGTAGAAAGCCACCTGGGGGAATTTGTCCGTAAAGGTGAGCTGGATGTGCGGGACCTGGTGCCGGACAGCAACAAGGTCAGCGCCATCCTCAGGGCAGTGGAAGAGGGCGGGACCTATACCGCCGGCGCTGTGAAGGAAAAGCTGGGAGACCATTATACCTATGGAGAGATCCGTGCGGTACTGAACCATTATTTCTGGCTGCAGGAACAATCATAG
- a CDS encoding sugar phosphate isomerase/epimerase, with protein sequence MSSSTDRRNFLRQIGLFTAGISLGPAFLAACNNAGNTSSKDSTTLTGEPKELFFKISLAEWSFHTALFAGKMTNLDFPAKAKNDFGITGVEYVNQFFMDKAKDKAYLADLKQRADDHGVTNVLIMCDGEGELGDLDAKLRTKAVENHYKWVEAAQLLGCHSIRVNAAGNGKAEEVAKAAADGLGRLTDFAKDFNIGVIVENHGSFSSNGEWLSGVMKAVNKPGCGTLPDFGNFCINRSKPEDDSPEAWAKTVCLEEYDRYKGVEQLMPFAKGVSAKTHNFDEQGNETETDYVKMMQIVKNAGYRGYVGIEYEGSKLSEDEGVRKTLELLKRVGAQLS encoded by the coding sequence ATGTCATCATCCACAGACCGCAGGAATTTTTTACGCCAGATCGGCCTCTTTACGGCAGGCATAAGCCTTGGCCCTGCTTTTTTAGCTGCCTGTAATAATGCGGGCAACACTTCGAGCAAGGATTCAACGACGCTGACCGGCGAACCGAAGGAGTTATTCTTCAAGATCTCCCTGGCAGAATGGTCATTTCACACCGCGCTGTTCGCCGGTAAAATGACGAACCTCGATTTTCCCGCAAAAGCGAAGAACGACTTCGGCATCACCGGTGTGGAGTATGTGAACCAGTTCTTTATGGATAAGGCAAAAGACAAGGCTTACCTCGCGGACCTGAAGCAACGTGCGGATGATCATGGCGTGACCAATGTGCTGATCATGTGTGATGGTGAAGGAGAACTGGGCGATCTGGATGCGAAGCTGCGCACGAAGGCCGTAGAGAATCACTATAAATGGGTGGAAGCCGCGCAGTTGCTGGGCTGCCATTCCATCCGCGTGAACGCTGCCGGTAACGGCAAAGCGGAAGAAGTGGCGAAAGCCGCAGCGGACGGGCTTGGGAGACTGACCGATTTTGCAAAGGACTTCAACATCGGCGTGATCGTGGAAAACCACGGCAGCTTTTCTTCCAACGGGGAATGGCTCAGCGGCGTGATGAAAGCGGTCAACAAACCCGGATGCGGCACCCTGCCGGATTTCGGCAACTTCTGCATCAACCGTTCCAAACCGGAGGATGACAGCCCCGAAGCCTGGGCCAAAACCGTTTGCCTGGAGGAATACGACCGGTACAAGGGCGTAGAGCAACTGATGCCCTTTGCCAAAGGCGTCAGCGCAAAAACGCATAACTTTGACGAGCAGGGCAATGAAACGGAAACGGATTATGTAAAGATGATGCAGATCGTTAAAAATGCAGGGTACCGCGGATATGTGGGAATCGAATATGAAGGCTCAAAACTGTCGGAAGACGAAGGTGTGCGCAAGACCCTGGAACTGCTCAAAAGAGTGGGCGCGCAACTGAGCTGA
- a CDS encoding FecR family protein, with the protein MKKRRNWQPVALTIIVLLLIAAGISYYVAGRHHTRSAILASGLQYTTYQCPYGERKLVRLPDSTLALLNSRSTLYVPAGFPHRTREVILDGEAFFGVRKKEPLDFIVKTDKLKTHTSSSMFRIRSLECQSGATLYVLNGAASVAKSYYSPTDSATEFLGPGEMILANKDIDLMEKETFTLAEQQDWLDGKLVFDNTPIPAAFRKIEDWFGVEMEFRGKSGSLPEGISGEFHQGSLPALLTVLGKSVGFSYRIKRNKVVIRF; encoded by the coding sequence ATGAAAAAACGCCGCAACTGGCAGCCGGTTGCGCTGACCATTATTGTGCTGTTACTGATAGCCGCGGGTATTTCGTATTACGTTGCGGGGCGCCATCATACCCGCTCCGCCATTCTCGCTTCCGGCCTTCAATACACCACTTATCAATGCCCTTACGGCGAAAGGAAGCTGGTACGGCTGCCGGACAGTACACTGGCATTGCTTAATTCCCGCTCCACGCTCTACGTGCCGGCGGGCTTCCCGCACCGCACCAGGGAAGTGATCCTGGACGGGGAGGCATTCTTTGGCGTACGGAAAAAGGAGCCGCTGGACTTCATTGTAAAAACTGACAAATTAAAGACACATACCAGCAGCAGCATGTTCCGCATCCGTTCCCTTGAATGCCAGTCCGGCGCAACCTTATATGTATTGAACGGGGCGGCCAGCGTTGCAAAATCCTACTATTCGCCAACCGACAGCGCCACCGAGTTCCTGGGGCCCGGTGAAATGATCCTGGCCAACAAGGATATTGACCTGATGGAAAAAGAAACATTCACCCTGGCGGAGCAGCAGGACTGGCTTGATGGCAAACTCGTTTTCGATAATACCCCTATCCCGGCGGCTTTCCGGAAGATCGAAGACTGGTTTGGCGTGGAGATGGAATTCAGGGGCAAAAGCGGCAGCCTTCCGGAAGGCATTTCCGGCGAGTTCCACCAGGGCTCATTGCCCGCTTTGCTGACGGTATTGGGAAAGAGTGTTGGATTTTCCTACCGCATCAAGCGGAACAAAGTGGTGATCCGGTTCTAG
- a CDS encoding proline dehydrogenase family protein — translation MEQQLSLSFGNTAIAFEHKSGKALRKANFLFSNIGKPWLVKLGAFLTPLAFKLHLPVKGLIRATIFDQFCGGETLEEAVEAAETLGKFGVGVVLDYSVEAVEGEENYDKAVPEFLRAIGFASGKPHIPFVAVKVTGFANFDLLEKIHAGETLDAAGQEEFERVKKRIRTLCEAAAKEKVGLLIDAEESWVQQPVDDLADEMMALFNKTEVIVYNTFQLYRHDRLKYLRKSFAKAQQQGYLLGAKLVRGAYMEKERKRAEDMSYPSPIQPDKAAADRDYDEAIRFCMDRLDHLAVFIGTHNENSCMLAAQLLHGKGLPHDHPRVSFSQLYGMSDNITFNLAHAGYRVSKYLPYGPVKEVMPYLIRRAQENTSIAGQMGRELSLIREEMKRRLA, via the coding sequence ATGGAACAGCAGCTATCATTATCCTTCGGGAATACGGCCATCGCTTTTGAGCACAAATCCGGCAAAGCGCTCAGAAAAGCCAACTTTCTTTTCAGCAATATCGGGAAGCCCTGGCTGGTAAAGCTGGGAGCATTCCTCACGCCGCTGGCCTTCAAGCTGCATTTGCCGGTGAAGGGGCTGATCAGGGCTACGATCTTCGATCAGTTCTGTGGCGGGGAAACGCTGGAAGAAGCGGTAGAAGCGGCGGAAACGCTCGGTAAATTCGGGGTGGGCGTAGTGCTGGATTACAGTGTGGAAGCCGTTGAAGGAGAGGAGAACTACGATAAGGCTGTTCCCGAGTTCCTGCGTGCCATCGGTTTTGCATCCGGTAAGCCGCATATCCCCTTCGTAGCCGTCAAGGTTACCGGTTTTGCCAACTTTGACCTGCTGGAGAAGATACATGCCGGAGAAACGCTGGATGCTGCCGGGCAGGAGGAATTCGAACGGGTGAAAAAACGCATCCGGACGCTTTGTGAAGCTGCGGCCAAAGAAAAAGTAGGCCTGCTGATCGATGCGGAGGAGTCCTGGGTGCAGCAGCCGGTGGACGACCTGGCGGACGAGATGATGGCACTGTTCAACAAGACGGAAGTGATCGTGTACAATACTTTCCAGCTGTACCGCCACGACCGGCTGAAGTATCTGCGGAAATCCTTTGCAAAAGCACAGCAGCAGGGATATTTGCTCGGCGCAAAACTTGTGCGGGGCGCTTATATGGAGAAGGAGCGCAAACGTGCGGAGGATATGTCCTATCCTTCCCCCATTCAGCCGGACAAGGCGGCGGCCGACCGGGATTACGACGAGGCTATACGTTTTTGTATGGACCGGCTGGACCATCTTGCCGTATTCATCGGCACCCATAATGAGAACAGCTGCATGCTGGCTGCGCAACTGCTGCATGGCAAAGGGCTGCCGCATGATCATCCGCGGGTCAGCTTTTCGCAGCTCTACGGTATGAGCGACAATATCACTTTCAACCTGGCACATGCCGGCTATCGTGTTTCCAAATACCTGCCTTACGGTCCCGTTAAAGAAGTGATGCCCTACCTGATCCGGAGAGCGCAGGAAAACACCTCCATTGCAGGGCAGATGGGGCGGGAGCTCAGCCTGATCCGTGAAGAAATGAAACGAAGATTGGCTTGA
- a CDS encoding thymidylate synthase, protein MQQYLQLLQHILDKGSDKTDRTGTGTRSCFGYQMRFDLQDGFPLVTTKKLHLKSIIHELLWFLNGDTNVRYLQENGVKIWDEWANAEGELGPVYGKQWRSWEGANGKTVDQITDVVDQIKKNPDSRRLIVSAWNVADLPDMALSPCHCLFQFYVADGKLSCQLYQRSADVFLGVPFNIASYALLTLMIAQVCGLQPGEFVHSFGDVHLYNNHFEQARLQLTRKPYPLPVMKLNPDVKDIFSFRYEDFTLEQYEFHPHIKAPVAV, encoded by the coding sequence ATGCAACAATATCTTCAACTGCTACAACATATTCTCGATAAGGGTAGTGATAAAACTGACCGCACCGGTACCGGTACGCGGAGTTGTTTTGGTTACCAGATGCGTTTTGACCTGCAGGACGGCTTTCCGCTGGTGACTACCAAGAAGCTGCACCTGAAGTCCATTATCCATGAACTGTTATGGTTCCTGAACGGTGATACCAATGTGCGTTACCTGCAGGAGAACGGGGTGAAGATATGGGATGAATGGGCGAACGCGGAAGGAGAGCTGGGGCCGGTGTACGGTAAACAGTGGCGGAGCTGGGAAGGCGCCAATGGCAAGACTGTCGATCAGATCACCGATGTGGTGGACCAGATCAAAAAGAACCCGGATTCCCGCCGGCTGATCGTCAGCGCCTGGAATGTGGCGGACCTGCCGGATATGGCATTAAGTCCCTGCCACTGCCTGTTCCAGTTCTACGTGGCGGACGGAAAGCTCAGCTGCCAGTTATACCAGCGCAGTGCGGATGTTTTTCTCGGCGTTCCTTTCAACATTGCTTCCTACGCTTTGCTGACGCTGATGATCGCCCAGGTATGCGGCCTGCAGCCGGGCGAGTTCGTACACAGCTTCGGTGATGTGCATCTTTACAATAATCACTTTGAGCAGGCCAGGCTGCAACTGACCCGGAAACCTTATCCTTTGCCGGTGATGAAACTCAACCCGGATGTGAAGGACATTTTCAGCTTCCGGTATGAGGATTTCACCCTGGAACAATACGAATTCCATCCGCACATCAAAGCCCCCGTTGCCGTATGA
- a CDS encoding dihydrofolate reductase, with the protein MISIIVAASENNVIGVENRLPWHLPGDLRFFRNTTWGFPVIMGRKTFESMGKPLKGRQNIVITRQQDYSHPGITVVSSIQEAIRAAEQQDVKEIFITGGTEIFLQAFPLVDRIYRTRVHTTVEGDAFFPEISPAEWELKHSEAFPADEKNPFAYTFETWERKR; encoded by the coding sequence ATGATCTCCATTATCGTTGCCGCGTCCGAGAACAATGTGATAGGGGTGGAGAACCGCCTGCCCTGGCATCTGCCCGGTGATCTGCGATTCTTCAGGAATACCACCTGGGGTTTCCCGGTGATCATGGGCCGAAAGACCTTTGAATCGATGGGCAAACCCCTGAAAGGGCGGCAGAACATCGTGATCACCCGCCAGCAGGATTACAGCCATCCCGGCATAACCGTGGTATCTTCCATTCAGGAGGCCATCCGGGCAGCGGAGCAACAGGATGTAAAAGAAATTTTTATCACGGGGGGCACAGAGATCTTCCTGCAAGCCTTTCCGCTGGTTGACCGCATTTACCGGACGCGTGTGCATACGACTGTGGAGGGTGATGCATTTTTCCCGGAGATCAGCCCGGCGGAGTGGGAGTTGAAGCATAGCGAGGCCTTCCCGGCGGACGAGAAAAATCCTTTCGCCTATACGTTCGAGACCTGGGAGCGGAAGCGGTAG
- the dnaG gene encoding DNA primase, translating to MISQNTIQQILNRIDIVEIVGSFVKLKKRGANYLGLCPFHNEKSPSFTVSGSKEIYKCFGCGKSGNTINFLMEHEKYSYVEALRWLAQKYGVEIEEKEVSPEVKAQQQLADSLFIINNFARDYFVRTMFETEEGQNVGLSYFEERGFSEETVRKFQLGYALNERDAFVKAAQAKGYNPEYLLKTGLIAIRNEQPTDNYRGRVIFPIHNQSGKVLGFGARILVKSDRAPKYINSPENDIYIKSKVLYGTYFARHAIDRLDECFLVEGYTDVVSLHQAGVENVVASSGTSLTTDQLRLIKKYTNNLTILYDGDNAGVKAALRGLDMAIEEGLNVKLALIPDGDDPDSYVRKIGAEAFRNFIAENKQDFILFKLQVSLREAGNDPTKKSQLVNEIAETISRIDKVEDFTKQQDYIRQCSQLLRIDEQGMVTLVNKYIRDRITKQQQQQVRKQQEQGEDGRLPEETHPGYFEDGSPIDSGDNLFNRDEKQERELVKILLRFGDKPFSEEDNNTVADYIFHLPYDFESLADSEIVKKILREYKARYDEGELLDKKWFLYHQDTDISQNVAQILEDKEAELSINWKEKYEITTVYGDNAYLKDTISTTNYLMLRKIKKLIAENQQEMEKATDLDAQIKCVEMHQHLKQLEIALTQEIGTVIFK from the coding sequence TTGATCTCTCAAAACACCATACAACAGATCCTCAACCGGATAGACATCGTCGAGATCGTCGGCTCCTTCGTGAAACTGAAAAAACGCGGCGCCAACTACCTCGGCCTTTGCCCATTCCATAACGAGAAGTCCCCCTCCTTCACCGTTTCAGGCAGCAAGGAGATCTACAAATGTTTCGGCTGCGGCAAAAGCGGCAATACCATCAACTTCCTCATGGAGCATGAAAAATACTCCTATGTGGAAGCGCTCCGCTGGCTGGCCCAGAAATACGGTGTGGAGATCGAGGAAAAGGAGGTCAGTCCCGAAGTCAAAGCCCAGCAACAGCTGGCGGACAGCCTCTTCATCATCAACAACTTTGCGCGCGACTATTTTGTGCGCACAATGTTCGAGACCGAAGAAGGGCAAAACGTAGGGCTGAGCTATTTTGAGGAAAGAGGTTTTTCCGAAGAAACAGTGCGCAAATTCCAGCTGGGTTATGCGCTCAACGAAAGGGATGCTTTTGTGAAAGCCGCCCAGGCAAAGGGATACAACCCCGAATACCTGTTGAAGACCGGCCTCATCGCCATCCGTAACGAACAGCCGACAGACAATTACAGGGGCCGCGTGATCTTCCCGATCCACAACCAGAGCGGTAAAGTGCTGGGCTTCGGCGCCCGCATCCTCGTGAAATCCGACCGCGCCCCCAAATACATCAACTCCCCGGAGAACGACATCTACATCAAAAGCAAAGTGCTCTACGGCACCTACTTTGCCAGGCATGCGATAGACCGGCTGGATGAATGTTTCCTCGTGGAGGGCTATACGGATGTTGTTTCCCTGCACCAGGCCGGCGTGGAAAATGTGGTGGCTTCCAGCGGTACTTCCCTCACTACGGACCAGCTGCGCCTCATCAAAAAATACACGAATAACCTTACCATACTCTATGATGGCGATAACGCGGGTGTAAAAGCGGCGCTCCGCGGGCTGGATATGGCCATCGAAGAAGGGCTTAACGTTAAACTGGCGCTGATCCCCGATGGTGATGACCCCGACAGCTATGTACGGAAGATCGGGGCCGAGGCTTTCCGGAATTTCATTGCGGAGAACAAGCAGGATTTCATCCTCTTCAAGCTGCAGGTTTCCCTGCGGGAGGCCGGTAACGACCCCACCAAAAAGTCGCAGCTCGTGAACGAGATCGCCGAAACGATCTCCCGTATCGATAAAGTGGAGGACTTCACCAAACAGCAGGATTACATCCGCCAGTGCAGTCAGCTGCTCCGGATCGATGAGCAGGGCATGGTGACGCTGGTGAACAAATATATCCGCGACCGGATCACCAAACAACAACAGCAACAGGTCAGGAAACAGCAGGAGCAGGGAGAAGACGGACGCTTACCCGAAGAGACGCATCCGGGGTATTTTGAGGATGGCAGCCCCATTGACAGTGGCGACAATCTTTTTAACCGCGATGAAAAGCAGGAACGGGAACTGGTGAAGATCCTCCTCCGCTTCGGCGACAAGCCTTTCAGCGAAGAAGACAATAATACGGTGGCGGATTACATCTTCCACCTCCCCTATGATTTTGAATCACTGGCGGACAGCGAGATCGTCAAAAAAATATTGCGGGAATACAAAGCCCGGTATGATGAAGGCGAACTGCTGGACAAAAAATGGTTCCTCTACCACCAGGATACCGACATCTCCCAAAACGTTGCACAGATACTGGAAGACAAGGAAGCGGAACTCAGCATCAACTGGAAGGAGAAGTACGAGATCACGACCGTTTATGGTGATAATGCTTACCTCAAAGACACCATCTCCACCACCAATTACCTGATGCTGCGAAAGATCAAAAAACTGATCGCTGAAAACCAGCAGGAAATGGAAAAAGCCACCGATCTGGACGCACAGATCAAATGTGTGGAAATGCACCAGCATCTGAAACAGCTGGAAATTGCGCTGACACAGGAGATCGGGACAGTGATATTCAAATAA
- a CDS encoding acetyl-CoA C-acyltransferase gives MREVFIAAVARTPIGSFNGVLSTVPATQLGATVIRAALERAKITPDQVQEVYMGNVISANIGQAPANQASLYAGLPNTVPCTTVNKVCASGMKAIMLGAQSILLGDNDIVVAGGMESMSNIPYYLDKARNGYRLGHGAVIDGILRDGLWDPYKDFHMGNAAEICAAEYKISREDQDTYATASYRRAAAAWEKGYFRDEIVPVEVPGKQAVTISEDEEYKKVNFEKMATLRPAFQKEGTVTAANASKINDGAAAVVLVSGEKLKELGIRPLARIVSFADASQAPEWFTTTPVKAINKALAKAGLTVKDMDFTEINEAFSCVALANERDLGLKPETLNVWGGAVAMGHPIGCSGARIVITLSSILHKENGRYGVAGICNGGGGASAMVIEKV, from the coding sequence ATGAGAGAAGTATTCATTGCAGCCGTAGCCAGAACGCCGATCGGCAGTTTTAACGGCGTTTTATCCACCGTTCCCGCCACGCAGCTGGGCGCTACGGTCATCCGGGCCGCGCTGGAAAGGGCAAAGATAACGCCGGACCAGGTACAGGAAGTGTATATGGGAAATGTGATCAGCGCCAATATCGGGCAGGCGCCGGCCAACCAGGCCAGTTTGTATGCGGGCTTGCCAAATACGGTTCCCTGCACAACGGTCAACAAGGTCTGTGCTTCCGGTATGAAAGCCATTATGCTGGGTGCGCAAAGCATCCTGCTGGGCGATAACGACATCGTGGTGGCCGGCGGCATGGAAAGCATGAGCAATATTCCTTATTATCTCGATAAAGCGCGTAACGGTTATCGTCTTGGTCACGGCGCCGTGATCGACGGGATTCTCCGGGACGGGCTGTGGGACCCTTACAAGGATTTTCACATGGGCAACGCCGCGGAGATCTGCGCGGCGGAGTACAAGATCAGCCGGGAAGACCAGGACACCTATGCCACAGCGAGCTACCGGAGAGCGGCGGCGGCCTGGGAGAAAGGATATTTCAGGGACGAGATCGTACCGGTAGAGGTTCCGGGGAAGCAGGCGGTGACGATCAGTGAAGATGAAGAATACAAAAAGGTGAATTTCGAGAAGATGGCCACGCTGCGCCCCGCATTCCAGAAGGAAGGCACGGTAACGGCGGCCAATGCCTCCAAGATCAACGACGGAGCTGCGGCGGTAGTGCTGGTGAGCGGAGAAAAGCTCAAAGAACTGGGCATCAGGCCTTTGGCCAGGATCGTCAGCTTTGCGGACGCTTCGCAGGCGCCCGAATGGTTCACCACAACGCCGGTAAAGGCAATCAATAAAGCGCTTGCCAAAGCGGGGCTTACCGTAAAGGATATGGATTTTACGGAGATCAACGAGGCATTTTCCTGCGTGGCGCTGGCCAACGAGCGGGATCTGGGCCTGAAACCGGAGACCCTGAACGTCTGGGGAGGCGCAGTGGCCATGGGGCACCCGATCGGTTGTAGCGGCGCGCGTATTGTGATCACCCTGAGTTCCATCCTGCATAAGGAAAACGGGCGGTATGGCGTGGCCGGTATCTGCAACGGCGGCGGTGGCGCGAGCGCCATGGTGATCGAGAAGGTGTAG
- a CDS encoding pyruvate dehydrogenase complex E1 component subunit beta: MRQIAFRQALREALQEEMRADERVFLMGEEVAEYNGAYKVSQGMLDEFGPRRVIDTPIAELGFTAIGVGAAQNGLRPVVEFMTWNFAVLAMDQILNTASKMLAMSGGQVGCPIVFRGANGSAGQLGAQHSTAFESYYANIPGLKVVSVSNPYDAKGLLKASIRDNDPVVFMESEVMYGDMGEVPEEEYIIPIGKADIKRAGKDVTIVSFNKMMKVALSAAEELAKEGIEAEVIDLRTIRPLDWFTILESVKKTNRLVIVEEQWPFSSISSEISYRIQKEGFDYLDAPIRRITAVDAPMHYAPNLVKLYLPDVERTVKLVKEVMYLKK; encoded by the coding sequence ATGCGTCAGATAGCCTTCAGACAAGCCTTACGAGAAGCCCTCCAGGAAGAAATGCGCGCCGATGAGCGGGTATTCCTGATGGGAGAGGAAGTGGCAGAGTATAACGGAGCCTACAAAGTTAGCCAGGGTATGCTCGATGAGTTTGGTCCCCGCAGGGTAATCGATACCCCTATTGCTGAACTGGGCTTTACGGCCATCGGTGTGGGAGCGGCTCAGAACGGGCTTCGCCCGGTGGTGGAATTCATGACCTGGAACTTTGCCGTACTGGCAATGGACCAGATCCTCAATACCGCCTCCAAAATGCTGGCGATGAGCGGCGGACAGGTAGGTTGCCCTATCGTGTTCCGCGGGGCTAACGGCTCAGCCGGACAGCTGGGTGCGCAGCACTCCACCGCTTTTGAAAGCTACTATGCCAACATCCCCGGTCTCAAAGTAGTATCCGTTTCCAATCCATACGATGCAAAAGGCCTCCTGAAAGCCTCCATCCGTGATAACGACCCCGTTGTTTTCATGGAAAGCGAAGTGATGTATGGCGACATGGGAGAAGTGCCGGAAGAAGAATATATCATCCCCATCGGGAAAGCAGATATCAAACGCGCCGGTAAAGACGTTACCATCGTTTCTTTCAACAAAATGATGAAAGTAGCGCTGAGCGCCGCCGAAGAACTGGCGAAAGAAGGTATCGAAGCGGAAGTGATCGACCTTCGTACTATCCGTCCGCTGGACTGGTTCACCATCCTGGAATCTGTCAAGAAAACCAACCGCCTGGTGATCGTGGAAGAGCAATGGCCGTTCTCCAGCATTTCTTCCGAGATCTCCTACCGTATCCAGAAGGAAGGTTTCGATTACCTGGATGCGCCCATCCGCCGTATCACGGCCGTAGATGCACCGATGCACTATGCGCCCAACCTGGTGAAGCTGTACCTCCCCGATGTGGAAAGAACAGTGAAGCTGGTGAAGGAAGTGATGTATCTGAAGAAGTAA